Proteins co-encoded in one Ziziphus jujuba cultivar Dongzao chromosome 9, ASM3175591v1 genomic window:
- the LOC107427977 gene encoding zerumbone synthase-like isoform X2 has protein sequence MMIRSFASRSSSSGIGLVCKGSRFYSSTSGGGRLQGKVALITGAASGLGKATAHEFIRNGAHVVIADINTHLGPQVANELGHAAYFVKCDVTIEAQVAEAVEAAMARHGKLDIMYNNAGITGPVIPPSIADLDLDVFDRVMGINVRGTIAGIKHAARVMIPKGSGSILCTGSISGLIGGMGPHSYTISKSTIPGMVKTVATELSQTGVRINCISPGPIPTPLSVGQIGQFYPKATEEQLNDIVNGFGEFIGAKCEGIDVAQAAVYLASEEAKYITGHNLVVDGGFTCFKTLKLPSFDQFM, from the exons ATGATGATCAGATCCTTTGCAAG CAGAAGCAGCAGTTCAGGTATTGGTTTGGTGTGTAAAGGCTCCAGATTTTATTCATCAACAAGTGGCGGTGGAAG GCTACAAGGTAAAGTAGCCTTAATAACAGGGGCCGCAAGTGGGCTTGGTAAGGCCACAGCCCACGAGTTCATTCGGAATGGGGCCCATGTTGTCATTGCTGATATAAACACTCACTTGGGCCCACAAGTTGCCAATGAACTGGGCCATGCAGCCTATTTTGTCAAATGTGATGTTACAATCGAGGCCCAAGTTGCAGAAGCTGTAGAAGCTGCTATGGCCCGTCATGGAAAACTCGATATCATGTACAACAACGCCGGAATTACCGGTCCGGTTATCCCGCCAAGCATAGCTGACCTAGATTTAGATGTGTTCGACCGTGTTATGGGAATCAATGTTAGGGGCACCATTGCTGGAATCAAGCATGCAGCTCGAGTTATGATACCCAAGGGTTCAGGGTCCATCCTTTGTACGGGAAGCATTAGTGGATTAATAGGTGGTATGGGACCACATTCTTACACTATATCCAAATCCACAATACCCGGTATGGTAAAGACTGTTGCCACAGAGCTTAGCCAAACTGGGGTCCGAATCAATTGCATATCACCAGGCCCAATTCCAACTCCACTTTCAGTGGGCCAAATAGGCCAATTTTACCCAAAAGCAACAGAAGAGCAACTGAATGACATAGTGAATGGGTTTGGGGAGTTTATAGGGGCAAAGTGTGAAGGAATAGATGTGGCCCAAGCTGCAGTGTATTTGGCATCAGAAGAAGCCAAGTATATAACAGGTCATAACCTGGTTGTTGATGGAGGCTTCACATGCTTTAAAACACTTAAATTACCTTCCTTTGATCAATTCATGTAA
- the LOC107427970 gene encoding uncharacterized protein LOC107427970, whose product MACTIDFRRLDEGFGGKTYKRKRQSQNDNAIEEDKADTAMEVDDESFPPPAKRSAIPSSENPDKPSFGKPSYDGVIGGKVSGRKWKQPRTQRASAKLVSRKGTSFEERAREKEVKRAYKERMGELKEEIKRNKQEKRKMREEREKKKQENILRSGTKLQKITNPNTLKKIAKSKQRKLLKVIPDDLLANNNTKKNKK is encoded by the coding sequence ATGGCATGCACGATTGATTTCCGTCGGCTCGACGAAGGCTTCGGAGGCAAAACCTACAAGCGCAAGAGACAATCCCAAAATGACAACGCAATTGAAGAAGATAAAGCTGATACGGCAATGGAAGTGGACGACGAGTCGTTTCCACCGCCGGCGAAGCGATCGGCAATCCCATCGTCGGAGAATCCGGACAAGCCGAGCTTCGGAAAGCCGAGCTATGACGGCGTGATAGGAGGGAAGGTGTCGGGACGGAAGTGGAAGCAGCCAAGGACGCAGAGAGCGTCGGCGAAGCTGGTGAGCCGCAAAGGGACGAGCTTCGaggagagagcgagagagaagGAAGTGAAGAGGGCTTACAAGGAGAGAATGGGGGAGCTGAAGGAGGAGATCAAGAGGAATAAGCAGGAGAAGAGGAAGATGAGGGAAGAGagggagaagaagaagcaagaGAACATTCTGAGGTCGGGGACCAAGTTGCAGAAGATTACCAATCCCAACACGTTGAAGAAAATTGCAAAGTCTAAGCAGAGGAAGCTTCTCAAGGTTATTCCTGATGATTTGCTTGCTAACAATAATActaagaagaataagaagtag
- the LOC107427957 gene encoding aspartokinase 2, chloroplastic isoform X1 has product METTLHFCGIKTACPLSGASVGRSLRYQPALSQRLRFATCVASTGALNSSLKKSSFCTSRALRVSCSGGIVDVIEKNEIENHNLGKNDKQLSCVMKFGGSSVASAERMREVADLVLSFPEERPVIVLSAMGKTTNKLLVAGEKAVSCGVTNASTIDELSFIKELHLRTVDELGVDRSIIATHLEELEQLLKGIAMMKELTLRTRDYLVSFGECMSTRIFAAYLNKIGVKARQYDAFEIGFITTDDFTNADILEATYPAVAKRLHDDWICDSAIPIVTGFLGKGWRTCAVTTLGRGGSDLTATTIGKALGLREIQVWKDVDGVLTCDPNIYPHAEPVPYLSFEEAAELAYFGAQVLHPQSMRPAREGDIPVRVKNSYNPKAPGTLITRSRDMSEAVLTSIVLKRNVTMLDIVSTRMLGQYGFLAKVFSTFEDLGISVDVVATSEVSISLTLDPSKLWSRELIQQASELDHVVEELEKIAVVNLLQSRSIISLIGNVQRSSLILEKVFRVLRTNGVNVQMISQGASKVNISLIVNDSEAENCVCALHQAFFESNISELKKSNGSVSA; this is encoded by the exons ATGGAGACCACATTGCATTTTTGTGGGATTAAAACGGCTTGCCCTTTATCCGGGGCTTCCGTCGGGAGGAGTTTGAGATATCAACCTGCGTTGTCTCAGCGGCTTCGTTTTGCAACTTGTGTGGCTTCGACTGGGGCTCTGAATTCTAGTTTAAAAAAGTCATCTTTTTGTACAAGTAGAGCATTGAGAGTCAGCTGCAGTGGAGGAATTGTGGATGTAATTGAGAAGAATGAGATTGAGAATCACAATTTAGGGAAAAATGACAAGCAGTTGTCATGTGTGATGAAGTTTGGGGGATCATCTGTGGCATCTGCAGAGAGAATGAGAGAGGTGGCTGATCTTGTACTCAGCTTTCCCGAGGAGAGGCCTGTCATTGTTCTCTCAGCCATGGGAAAGACAACTAACAAACTGTTAGTG GCTGGAGAAAAGGCTGTAAGTTGCGGTGTGACCAATGCATCTACTATTGATGAATTGAGCTTTATCAAAGAATTGCATCTCAG GACCGTGGATGAACTTGGAGTGGATAGGTCTATCATTGCAA caCACTTGGAAGAGTTGGAGCAACTTTTGAAGGGAATTGCTATGATGAAAGAGTTGACTCTGAGAACAAGAGACTACTTGGTTTCATTTGGGGAGTGCATGTCCACAAGGATTTTTGCAGCTTATTTAAACAAGATTGGGGTCAAAGCCCGCCAG TATGATGCTTTCGAAATTGGTTTTATAACCACAGATGACTTCACAAATGCTGATATTTTGGAAGCAACTTATCCGGCTGTGGCAAAGAGGTTACATGATGATTGGATTTGCGATTCTGCAATTCCAATTGTTACCGGCTTCCTTGGAAAG GGCTGGAGGACATGTGCAGTCACCACACTGGGCAGGGGTGGTAGTGATTTGACAGCCACAACCATTGGTAAAGCATTAGGGTTGCGAGAAATTCAG GTGTGGAAGGATGTTGATGGTGTTTTAACATGTGATCCAAATATATATCCACATGCAGAACCTGTCCCTTATTTGAGCTTTGAGGAGGCTGCGGAACTTGCATATTTTGGTGCTCAG GTTTTGCATCCACAGTCCATGAGACCAGCTAGAGAGGGTGATATTCCTGTTAGGGTGAAAAACTCATACAATCCCAAAGCTCCAGGAACTCTCATTACCCGGTCAAGGGATATGAGTGAG GCTGTACTGACGAGCATTGTTTTGAAACGGAATGTGACCATGCTGGATATTGTTAGCACTCGCATGCTTGGTCAATATGGCTTCCTTGCTAAA GTATTTTCCACCTTTGAAGATTTGGGCATATCCGTGGATGTTGTAGCTACTAGTGAAGTCAGTATATCCTTGACATTAGACCCCTCAAAGCTTTGGAGCAGAGAGCTAATTCAGCAGGCAAGT GAGCTTGACCATGTTGTGGAAGAACTGGAGAAAATTGCTGTTGTCAATCTTCTTCAGAGCAGATCAATCATATCTCTCATTGGAAATGTGCAGAGGTCATCACTAATACTAGAAAAG GTATTCCGTGTTCTTCGAACTAATGGAGTCAATGTTCAGATGATCTCTCAGGGTGCATCTAAG GTTAACATCTCGTTGATCGTAAACGATAGTGAAGCAGAAAATTGTGTCTGCGCTCTTCACCAAGCTTTCTTTGAGAGCAATATCTCTGAACTGAAAAAATCAAATGGTTCAGTTTCAGCGTAA
- the LOC107427957 gene encoding aspartokinase 2, chloroplastic isoform X2, translating into METTLHFCGIKTACPLSGASVGRSLRYQPALSQRLRFATCVASTGALNSSLKKSSFCTSRALRVSCSGGIVDVIEKNEIENHNLGKNDKQLSCVMKFGGSSVASAERMREVADLVLSFPEERPVIVLSAMGKTTNKLLVAGEKAVSCGVTNASTIDELSFIKELHLRTVDELGVDRSIIATHLEELEQLLKGIAMMKELTLRTRDYLVSFGECMSTRIFAAYLNKIGVKARQYDAFEIGFITTDDFTNADILEATYPAVAKRLHDDWICDSAIPIVTGFLGKGWRTCAVTTLGRGGSDLTATTIGKALGLREIQVWKDVDGVLTCDPNIYPHAEPVPYLSFEEAAELAYFGAQVLHPQSMRPAREGDIPVRVKNSYNPKAPGTLITRSRDMSEAVLTSIVLKRNVTMLDIVSTRMLGQYGFLAKVFSTFEDLGISVDVVATSEVSISLTLDPSKLWSRELIQQELDHVVEELEKIAVVNLLQSRSIISLIGNVQRSSLILEKVFRVLRTNGVNVQMISQGASKVNISLIVNDSEAENCVCALHQAFFESNISELKKSNGSVSA; encoded by the exons ATGGAGACCACATTGCATTTTTGTGGGATTAAAACGGCTTGCCCTTTATCCGGGGCTTCCGTCGGGAGGAGTTTGAGATATCAACCTGCGTTGTCTCAGCGGCTTCGTTTTGCAACTTGTGTGGCTTCGACTGGGGCTCTGAATTCTAGTTTAAAAAAGTCATCTTTTTGTACAAGTAGAGCATTGAGAGTCAGCTGCAGTGGAGGAATTGTGGATGTAATTGAGAAGAATGAGATTGAGAATCACAATTTAGGGAAAAATGACAAGCAGTTGTCATGTGTGATGAAGTTTGGGGGATCATCTGTGGCATCTGCAGAGAGAATGAGAGAGGTGGCTGATCTTGTACTCAGCTTTCCCGAGGAGAGGCCTGTCATTGTTCTCTCAGCCATGGGAAAGACAACTAACAAACTGTTAGTG GCTGGAGAAAAGGCTGTAAGTTGCGGTGTGACCAATGCATCTACTATTGATGAATTGAGCTTTATCAAAGAATTGCATCTCAG GACCGTGGATGAACTTGGAGTGGATAGGTCTATCATTGCAA caCACTTGGAAGAGTTGGAGCAACTTTTGAAGGGAATTGCTATGATGAAAGAGTTGACTCTGAGAACAAGAGACTACTTGGTTTCATTTGGGGAGTGCATGTCCACAAGGATTTTTGCAGCTTATTTAAACAAGATTGGGGTCAAAGCCCGCCAG TATGATGCTTTCGAAATTGGTTTTATAACCACAGATGACTTCACAAATGCTGATATTTTGGAAGCAACTTATCCGGCTGTGGCAAAGAGGTTACATGATGATTGGATTTGCGATTCTGCAATTCCAATTGTTACCGGCTTCCTTGGAAAG GGCTGGAGGACATGTGCAGTCACCACACTGGGCAGGGGTGGTAGTGATTTGACAGCCACAACCATTGGTAAAGCATTAGGGTTGCGAGAAATTCAG GTGTGGAAGGATGTTGATGGTGTTTTAACATGTGATCCAAATATATATCCACATGCAGAACCTGTCCCTTATTTGAGCTTTGAGGAGGCTGCGGAACTTGCATATTTTGGTGCTCAG GTTTTGCATCCACAGTCCATGAGACCAGCTAGAGAGGGTGATATTCCTGTTAGGGTGAAAAACTCATACAATCCCAAAGCTCCAGGAACTCTCATTACCCGGTCAAGGGATATGAGTGAG GCTGTACTGACGAGCATTGTTTTGAAACGGAATGTGACCATGCTGGATATTGTTAGCACTCGCATGCTTGGTCAATATGGCTTCCTTGCTAAA GTATTTTCCACCTTTGAAGATTTGGGCATATCCGTGGATGTTGTAGCTACTAGTGAAGTCAGTATATCCTTGACATTAGACCCCTCAAAGCTTTGGAGCAGAGAGCTAATTCAGCAG GAGCTTGACCATGTTGTGGAAGAACTGGAGAAAATTGCTGTTGTCAATCTTCTTCAGAGCAGATCAATCATATCTCTCATTGGAAATGTGCAGAGGTCATCACTAATACTAGAAAAG GTATTCCGTGTTCTTCGAACTAATGGAGTCAATGTTCAGATGATCTCTCAGGGTGCATCTAAG GTTAACATCTCGTTGATCGTAAACGATAGTGAAGCAGAAAATTGTGTCTGCGCTCTTCACCAAGCTTTCTTTGAGAGCAATATCTCTGAACTGAAAAAATCAAATGGTTCAGTTTCAGCGTAA
- the LOC107427977 gene encoding zerumbone synthase-like isoform X1: protein MMIRSFAREFKFFSRSSSSGIGLVCKGSRFYSSTSGGGRLQGKVALITGAASGLGKATAHEFIRNGAHVVIADINTHLGPQVANELGHAAYFVKCDVTIEAQVAEAVEAAMARHGKLDIMYNNAGITGPVIPPSIADLDLDVFDRVMGINVRGTIAGIKHAARVMIPKGSGSILCTGSISGLIGGMGPHSYTISKSTIPGMVKTVATELSQTGVRINCISPGPIPTPLSVGQIGQFYPKATEEQLNDIVNGFGEFIGAKCEGIDVAQAAVYLASEEAKYITGHNLVVDGGFTCFKTLKLPSFDQFM, encoded by the exons ATGATGATCAGATCCTTTGCAAG agAGTTTAAGTTTTTTAGCAGAAGCAGCAGTTCAGGTATTGGTTTGGTGTGTAAAGGCTCCAGATTTTATTCATCAACAAGTGGCGGTGGAAG GCTACAAGGTAAAGTAGCCTTAATAACAGGGGCCGCAAGTGGGCTTGGTAAGGCCACAGCCCACGAGTTCATTCGGAATGGGGCCCATGTTGTCATTGCTGATATAAACACTCACTTGGGCCCACAAGTTGCCAATGAACTGGGCCATGCAGCCTATTTTGTCAAATGTGATGTTACAATCGAGGCCCAAGTTGCAGAAGCTGTAGAAGCTGCTATGGCCCGTCATGGAAAACTCGATATCATGTACAACAACGCCGGAATTACCGGTCCGGTTATCCCGCCAAGCATAGCTGACCTAGATTTAGATGTGTTCGACCGTGTTATGGGAATCAATGTTAGGGGCACCATTGCTGGAATCAAGCATGCAGCTCGAGTTATGATACCCAAGGGTTCAGGGTCCATCCTTTGTACGGGAAGCATTAGTGGATTAATAGGTGGTATGGGACCACATTCTTACACTATATCCAAATCCACAATACCCGGTATGGTAAAGACTGTTGCCACAGAGCTTAGCCAAACTGGGGTCCGAATCAATTGCATATCACCAGGCCCAATTCCAACTCCACTTTCAGTGGGCCAAATAGGCCAATTTTACCCAAAAGCAACAGAAGAGCAACTGAATGACATAGTGAATGGGTTTGGGGAGTTTATAGGGGCAAAGTGTGAAGGAATAGATGTGGCCCAAGCTGCAGTGTATTTGGCATCAGAAGAAGCCAAGTATATAACAGGTCATAACCTGGTTGTTGATGGAGGCTTCACATGCTTTAAAACACTTAAATTACCTTCCTTTGATCAATTCATGTAA
- the LOC132799464 gene encoding probable F-box protein At4g22165, translating to MGTKSSKLATVSIEEGPNWLDLPADILDIIIQKVAVSVVDSIRFGAVCRLWWKAMCTMISSSPSSSLISSPSPWLMFTAIRKKKINPDPREEVQNSCSCFGIEERYETYRFNNMPRNYIHSVRGSTRGWLVFYNEVRNLYIFNPCSRVQILLPPFRKVFESRAAVVTKAILLSDPSRTGNWRIVVSSPHRAPSLEGLAIYKHGNQNNNNNSASDPCWTGFGHQNYQDMILHNDEKLYALSLTDLGLGSVEVWDVHDDSKLPTKVASFTNTADVDTSYIHTPFQFYVYKVDYTGKKWEKLENLGDRILFLSESNQASMSISARNCSRLQANSIYFVRRPGYGAEVLVYSLEKKVAKRIPVEPPDDMKATCWIVPNPTLSADMEHKPTSKPKRLVFPFAISCFIRLGANQNSSN from the exons ATGGGAACTAAAAGTAGCAAATTAGCAACAGTATCTATAGAAGAAGGTCCAAATTGGTTGGATCTTCCAGCGGACATCCTTGATATAATCATCCAAAAAGTTGCAGTTTCGGTGGTTGACAGCATCCGCTTCGGAGCAGTTTGTAGATTATGGTGGAAGGCTATGTGCACAATGATCTCTTCTTCTCCCTCATCATCATTAAtatcatcaccatcaccatggCTCATGTTTACTGCCATACGGAAGAAGAAGATTAATCCAGATCCACGAGAAGAAGTGCAAAACAGTTGCAGCTGCTTCGGTATTGAAGAGCGTTATGAAACATACAGGTTCAACAACATGCCCAGAAATTATATACATTCTGTGAGGGGATCGACGCGAGGTTGGTTGGTATTTTATAATGAAGTGCGCAACCTATATATCTTCAATCCTTGTTCAAGAGTTCAAATTCTACTCCCACCCTTTAGAAAAGTTTTCGAAAGTAGGGCCGCTGTTGTAACCAAAGCCATCCTCTTGTCTGATCCCTCTCGTACCGGAAACTGGAGGATTGTAGTTTCTTCCCCCCATCGCGCACCAAGCTTGGAAGGACTTGCAATCTACAAGCACGGAAaccaaaacaacaacaataattctGCTTCTGATCCGTGTTGGACTGGATTTGGCCACCAAAACTACCAAGATATGATATTGCATAATGATGAGAAGCTCTATGCACTAAGCCTCACAGACTTAGGCTTAGGCTCAGTTGAAGTTTGGGATGTTCATGATGATAGTAAACTTCCCACCAAAGTCGCGTCCTTTACAAACACA GCTGATGTGGATACGTCATATATCCACACGCCCTTCCAATTTTATGTGTACAAGGTAGATTACACTGGGAAAAAATGGGAAAAgcttgaaaatttgggagatcgAATCCTGTTTTTAAGCGAATCCAACCAAGCAAGCATGTCCATTTCGGCTCGAAATTGTTCAAGATTGCAAGCAAATTCAATATACTTCGTAAGGCGCCCTGGGTACGGGGCGGAAGTTTTGGTATATAGCTTagaaaaaaaagttgcaaaacGTATTCCTGTTGAACCTCCTGATGATATGAAGGCCACCTGTTGGATTGTCCCCAATCCCACCCTGTCAGCAGATATGGAACACAAACCCACATCCAAACCCAAGCGACTTGTCTTTCCATTTGCAATCTCGTGCTTTATACGTTTGGGAGCAAACCAGAACTCTTCTAATTAG
- the LOC107427977 gene encoding zerumbone synthase-like isoform X3: protein MMIRSFARSSSSGIGLVCKGSRFYSSTSGGGRLQGKVALITGAASGLGKATAHEFIRNGAHVVIADINTHLGPQVANELGHAAYFVKCDVTIEAQVAEAVEAAMARHGKLDIMYNNAGITGPVIPPSIADLDLDVFDRVMGINVRGTIAGIKHAARVMIPKGSGSILCTGSISGLIGGMGPHSYTISKSTIPGMVKTVATELSQTGVRINCISPGPIPTPLSVGQIGQFYPKATEEQLNDIVNGFGEFIGAKCEGIDVAQAAVYLASEEAKYITGHNLVVDGGFTCFKTLKLPSFDQFM from the exons ATGATGATCAGATCCTTTGCAAG AAGCAGCAGTTCAGGTATTGGTTTGGTGTGTAAAGGCTCCAGATTTTATTCATCAACAAGTGGCGGTGGAAG GCTACAAGGTAAAGTAGCCTTAATAACAGGGGCCGCAAGTGGGCTTGGTAAGGCCACAGCCCACGAGTTCATTCGGAATGGGGCCCATGTTGTCATTGCTGATATAAACACTCACTTGGGCCCACAAGTTGCCAATGAACTGGGCCATGCAGCCTATTTTGTCAAATGTGATGTTACAATCGAGGCCCAAGTTGCAGAAGCTGTAGAAGCTGCTATGGCCCGTCATGGAAAACTCGATATCATGTACAACAACGCCGGAATTACCGGTCCGGTTATCCCGCCAAGCATAGCTGACCTAGATTTAGATGTGTTCGACCGTGTTATGGGAATCAATGTTAGGGGCACCATTGCTGGAATCAAGCATGCAGCTCGAGTTATGATACCCAAGGGTTCAGGGTCCATCCTTTGTACGGGAAGCATTAGTGGATTAATAGGTGGTATGGGACCACATTCTTACACTATATCCAAATCCACAATACCCGGTATGGTAAAGACTGTTGCCACAGAGCTTAGCCAAACTGGGGTCCGAATCAATTGCATATCACCAGGCCCAATTCCAACTCCACTTTCAGTGGGCCAAATAGGCCAATTTTACCCAAAAGCAACAGAAGAGCAACTGAATGACATAGTGAATGGGTTTGGGGAGTTTATAGGGGCAAAGTGTGAAGGAATAGATGTGGCCCAAGCTGCAGTGTATTTGGCATCAGAAGAAGCCAAGTATATAACAGGTCATAACCTGGTTGTTGATGGAGGCTTCACATGCTTTAAAACACTTAAATTACCTTCCTTTGATCAATTCATGTAA